In Candidatus Paceibacterota bacterium, one DNA window encodes the following:
- a CDS encoding mannonate dehydratase, translating into MKLGLGLYRHQLNEEHYRFARQCGCTHIVAHLVDYFRSSRSNQPGDQPVGDDTGWGLAGDPHGLWTCEELTALKRQINAAGLELEAIENLDPAHWHDILLDGPQKAQHLENVKSTIRNLGEAGIPILGYNFSIAGVAGRVKGPFARGGAEAVGMNGAFDEPLPKGMVWNMVYDRSASAGAVPSATNDQLWERVQGFLQEVIPVAEEAGVTLAAHPDDPPLPTVRGQPRLVYQPRLYQKLLDLKPSPRNALEFCVGTLAEMTEGDVCEAVDTYSRQGKLAYVHLRNVRGKVPFYKETFIDDGDVDVLRVLRILKQNDFQGVIIPDHAPQVTCSAPWHAGMAYALGYLRAGMQACDA; encoded by the coding sequence ATGAAACTCGGTCTCGGGCTCTACCGCCACCAGTTGAACGAGGAACACTACCGGTTTGCCCGGCAATGCGGCTGCACTCACATTGTGGCGCACTTGGTGGATTACTTCCGTTCTTCCCGCAGCAACCAACCAGGCGACCAGCCGGTTGGGGATGATACCGGCTGGGGCTTGGCTGGGGACCCGCATGGCTTATGGACGTGCGAAGAACTGACGGCCCTCAAGCGGCAGATCAACGCTGCAGGATTGGAGCTGGAGGCCATCGAGAACCTCGACCCCGCCCATTGGCACGACATCTTGCTCGATGGACCTCAGAAGGCGCAGCATCTGGAAAACGTCAAGTCCACCATCCGCAACCTTGGCGAGGCTGGCATTCCGATCCTGGGTTACAACTTTTCCATTGCGGGGGTGGCTGGCCGAGTGAAGGGGCCCTTCGCGCGGGGCGGCGCGGAAGCGGTGGGCATGAACGGCGCGTTCGACGAGCCGCTGCCAAAGGGGATGGTGTGGAATATGGTCTATGACCGCAGCGCATCCGCCGGGGCTGTGCCTTCCGCGACGAACGACCAGCTTTGGGAGCGCGTGCAAGGCTTTCTGCAGGAAGTGATTCCCGTGGCGGAGGAAGCAGGCGTCACCCTGGCGGCGCATCCGGACGACCCACCCTTGCCGACCGTCCGCGGCCAACCGCGCCTGGTCTATCAACCACGCCTCTACCAGAAGCTACTCGACCTCAAGCCGAGCCCGCGCAACGCGTTGGAGTTCTGCGTCGGCACGCTGGCCGAGATGACGGAGGGCGATGTCTGCGAGGCTGTGGACACCTACAGCCGACAAGGCAAGCTGGCCTATGTCCACCTGCGCAACGTCCGCGGAAAGGTGCCGTTCTATAAGGAGACGTTCATTGACGACGGCGATGTGGATGTTCTTCGCGTCCTGCGCATTCTCAAGCAGAATGACTTTCAAGGAGTGATCATTCCCGACCACGCGCCACAGGTGACCTGTTCCGCTCCGTGGCACGCCGGCATGGCCTACGCCCTCGGCTACCTGCGGGCGGGGATGCAAGCCTGCGACGCTTGA